The genomic DNA AGCATCACCTACATCGTCGTGGCCATAGGCGTTATTGTTTTCAATTTCACCAACATTCCTTCGATGTTTATGACCATCTTGAAAGACGCCTTCTCGTTTGAAGCAGGTGCCGGTGGCTTCGCAGGAAGCTGCATTATGTACGGTATCAAGCGCGGCCTTTATTCTAACGAAGCGGGCATGGGTTCCGCACCGAATGCCTCTGCCAGCGCAAGCGTTTCACACCCGGTCAAGCAGGGTCTGGTGCAGTCGCTCTCCGTATTTATTGATACGATCGTGATTTGCTCTGCAACCGCCCTGATGTGCCTTTCGACAAGCGTGACTCCCTCCAGCGAAATTTCGGGTATCCCCTACGTGCAGGCATCGCTTCACTCCGTCTTTGGTGAACTGGGCCCGATGTTCATTACGGTAGCAATTCTCTTGTTCGGTTTCACCACACTGATCGGCAACTACTATTATACCGAGGGTTGCCTGCGGTTCATCATAAACCGCCGTCCGGGCAAAATCATCATGACCGTGTTCAGGATTATCGCCTCGATTATCGTATTTGCAGGCGCCCTTGCAAGCGCCGGCTTTGCATGGGATTCGGCAGATCTTTGCCAAGCTTTGATGGTTGTCGTCAACATCCCCTGTATCTTGATTCTTTCACCGATTGCCTTCAAGGCCCTCAAGAACTATACCGAGCAGCGCAAGCAAGGCAAGGAACCCGTTTACTACGCCAAGGAATGCGGCGTGAATCAAGACACCGATTTCTGGAACCGCTTAGAATAAAAATCTCACACGCTTTTCTTCACGCTCCAACTACCCATGGTCTTACCGTCATGGGCAATGTCGCATTTATGAAACGTCTCGAAACCGCACTTGGTGTAGAACGAAATATTCTTCTCTGAATTCGTGAACAATGTAAGCTGCTTGCCGCCACGTTCGCGGACATAGTCTCCTGCAAAATCAAGCAGCCTGGTGCCAATGCCCTTTCCCTGAAACGGCGGATCCACGGTGAGCGAGCCAATGTACCAAATATCCGGACCGCTTTTCTGGTAATCATGGCAAGGCTTGCCGGCCGATTCATCCATAGCGAGCCAAGTTTGCATGCGCTTGAAATTCACATCAAGATAAACCTGCAGCCAGCCGTGAATCAAAAACTGGAAAACCGATGGCCTCTTGAAATGCGGAGGCTCAAGTTCCGCAAGACCCACGATTTTACCGTCTACCCGAGCTGTCAGAAAACGCGCTTGGCTAAAAAACGTCAGCCAACCCCTGTACATCACAGCCCAAAGCATCTTCAGGCGTTCCGTTGTATCAGGGAAGTAATTTGCAAAATACGCGTAGTCCTCATAGGCGCGAACCGACATTTCCACGGCCTCTTTCA from Fibrobacter sp. UWB10 includes the following:
- a CDS encoding GNAT family N-acetyltransferase, whose product is MNIEFGVLKREDLKEAVEMSVRAYEDYAYFANYFPDTTERLKMLWAVMYRGWLTFFSQARFLTARVDGKIVGLAELEPPHFKRPSVFQFLIHGWLQVYLDVNFKRMQTWLAMDESAGKPCHDYQKSGPDIWYIGSLTVDPPFQGKGIGTRLLDFAGDYVRERGGKQLTLFTNSEKNISFYTKCGFETFHKCDIAHDGKTMGSWSVKKSV
- a CDS encoding alanine/glycine:cation symporter family protein; its protein translation is MLEPLHNIITTLSVFLYQPFIVPFLLVAAGLYLSIRMGFPQIRLFIETLRVLNEKPVQGSGISSFGALMVSTASRVGTGNIVGVSSAICMGGPGAVFWMWLIAVIGSASAFVESTLAQIYKREDLVTGHSYGGPSYYIQTALGQRWLGIIFSVFILLTYLVGYNLLASYNVQTSFSGYGFYSETKTPIIVGAMLAILFALCVFGGAKKLTKITSYLVPIMSITYIVVAIGVIVFNFTNIPSMFMTILKDAFSFEAGAGGFAGSCIMYGIKRGLYSNEAGMGSAPNASASASVSHPVKQGLVQSLSVFIDTIVICSATALMCLSTSVTPSSEISGIPYVQASLHSVFGELGPMFITVAILLFGFTTLIGNYYYTEGCLRFIINRRPGKIIMTVFRIIASIIVFAGALASAGFAWDSADLCQALMVVVNIPCILILSPIAFKALKNYTEQRKQGKEPVYYAKECGVNQDTDFWNRLE